A region of Flavobacterium indicum GPTSA100-9 = DSM 17447 DNA encodes the following proteins:
- a CDS encoding T9SS type A sorting domain-containing protein codes for MKNIYLAVFFLLSIVGFSQFNKNAPWNTANANNTATTFNQEVQNFNEFWKTRDKNVKGSGYKPFKRWESIYENQLNDDGTIISPQQLWEVWRQENTLKQSRRTSSTFALPPSNWQPVGPFTHTNTGSWSSGQGRVNVVAIDPTNPNTIYIGAPAGGIWKSTNSGTTWTPLSDELPQIGVSGIAIDPTNSNVIYIATGDKDASDTYSVGVLKSTDGGLTWNTTGLSFTGTSNFAGDIIIHPTNNQIILCATSAGLYRTINGGTNWTVEQTGDFSQGSVRFKPTDPTVVYATTNNRFYKSTNTGDTFTNITSNLSSSGTTGRMILDVTSANSAYVYVLSVGVSPNYALNGIYRSTDSGSTFTKTSGTTDILESTQGWYDLALAVSDTDANLLFTGCLNIWKSTNGGASVTKVNNWSSPSSAAYTHADIHFLQFLNGKLYCGSDGGVYVSTNNGTNFTDITAGLQISQFYRVSVSKTTAGKMVGGLQDNGGYAFSNSAWKNYYGADGMDAAVSQANSNVYYGFIQNGSSMYISNNAGNSISGSVASPGGIDGNWITPLRGDSQGTMYAGYDALYKLVNGSWIQQNITSLGTGNLESITIDPSNDTIIYVVNGTSLYKSTDSGLNFTTVYTATSNITSVAVHSSNSSIVYITTSGTTGNAFKSTNGGTSFSVIATGLPAISKNIIVHQGRNTENPLYVGTSLGVYYIDDSMTTWQPFDTNLPNVPVRDLEINLEDNKIIAATYGRGIWQSDIPVQIPPTDVKFLSVNNPTSTINCGTSVNPQITVKNGGTTTINSLVINYSIDAVPYSYNWSGSILAGANQTIDLPTFTTTRGSHNINVTVTTAGDAYNDNNAGTTPFYVNDAGTVGVINSFTSASDELITINEGGNGWTRGNRTSGLLNTAGNTAYVTNTTGNYANSVKTHIISQCYNLSTVINPTINFKLAYDLELNWDVVYVEYSTNFGATWNLLGSMGAGWYNSNRTPNTTGTDCNNCPGGQWTGTNTTLTTYTYPLTALNSETNVIFRIVFHSDEGVNQLGANVDDFVITGTLSADSYKMNQISVYPNPSNGLVTISTGDVTLTSIDVYDLTGKLILKQNKFNSNNNLTTIDLSNAAEGIYFVKLSSDNNSIVKRIIKN; via the coding sequence ATGAAAAACATTTACTTAGCTGTTTTTTTCTTACTTTCAATTGTTGGATTTTCACAATTCAACAAAAACGCCCCATGGAATACAGCAAATGCAAACAACACAGCAACAACTTTTAATCAAGAAGTTCAAAATTTCAACGAATTTTGGAAAACAAGAGACAAAAACGTTAAAGGAAGTGGATACAAGCCCTTTAAGAGATGGGAAAGTATCTATGAAAATCAGTTAAATGATGATGGAACTATAATTTCTCCTCAACAATTATGGGAGGTATGGAGACAAGAAAACACATTAAAACAATCTAGAAGAACATCAAGTACTTTTGCTTTACCACCAAGTAATTGGCAACCTGTTGGACCTTTCACTCACACCAATACTGGCTCGTGGTCTTCTGGCCAAGGAAGAGTTAATGTTGTTGCAATTGACCCAACAAATCCAAATACTATATACATTGGAGCACCAGCAGGTGGAATATGGAAATCAACAAATAGTGGAACTACTTGGACTCCTTTATCAGATGAATTACCTCAAATTGGTGTTTCTGGAATAGCAATTGATCCAACCAACTCTAATGTAATTTATATTGCTACTGGCGATAAAGATGCTTCTGACACCTATTCTGTTGGTGTGTTAAAATCAACAGATGGCGGTTTAACTTGGAATACAACGGGATTATCATTTACCGGAACATCAAATTTTGCAGGAGATATTATTATACATCCAACAAACAATCAAATTATACTTTGTGCAACAAGCGCAGGATTATATCGAACAATAAATGGTGGAACAAATTGGACTGTTGAACAAACCGGTGATTTTTCTCAAGGATCAGTACGTTTTAAACCAACCGATCCAACAGTAGTGTATGCAACCACAAATAATCGATTTTATAAATCCACAAATACGGGTGATACTTTCACTAATATTACTTCCAATTTATCTTCTTCTGGAACAACAGGTAGAATGATTTTGGATGTAACTTCAGCTAATAGTGCGTATGTTTATGTTTTGAGTGTTGGTGTTAGTCCAAATTATGCATTAAACGGAATATATAGATCAACAGATAGCGGATCAACTTTTACAAAAACTTCTGGTACAACTGACATTCTAGAATCAACACAAGGTTGGTATGATTTGGCATTAGCGGTATCCGATACGGATGCTAATTTACTATTTACAGGTTGTTTGAATATATGGAAATCTACTAATGGAGGAGCTTCAGTTACTAAGGTAAACAACTGGAGTTCGCCAAGCTCAGCAGCTTATACCCATGCGGACATACATTTTTTACAATTTTTAAATGGTAAATTATATTGCGGAAGTGATGGTGGTGTTTATGTAAGTACAAATAATGGAACTAATTTTACGGATATTACTGCCGGATTACAAATTAGCCAATTCTACAGAGTATCTGTTTCCAAAACAACTGCGGGTAAAATGGTGGGTGGTTTACAAGATAATGGCGGTTATGCTTTTAGTAATTCTGCTTGGAAAAATTATTATGGAGCAGATGGAATGGACGCTGCTGTAAGTCAAGCCAACAGTAATGTATATTATGGATTCATCCAAAATGGAAGTTCAATGTACATTTCAAATAATGCAGGAAACAGTATTTCGGGAAGTGTGGCTTCTCCGGGAGGAATTGATGGAAATTGGATTACCCCTTTACGAGGAGACAGCCAAGGAACTATGTATGCAGGATATGATGCTTTATACAAACTTGTAAATGGAAGTTGGATTCAACAAAACATTACGTCGCTAGGTACTGGTAATTTAGAATCTATAACAATTGATCCTTCTAACGATACTATTATTTATGTAGTAAATGGCACTAGTTTGTATAAAAGTACCGATAGCGGTTTAAACTTTACTACTGTTTATACGGCAACTTCAAATATTACATCTGTAGCAGTTCATTCTTCTAACAGCAGTATCGTTTATATTACAACCAGCGGCACAACAGGTAATGCATTCAAATCTACTAATGGTGGAACTTCTTTTTCAGTTATTGCAACAGGATTACCTGCTATTTCTAAAAACATAATTGTTCACCAAGGCAGAAACACTGAAAATCCTTTATATGTTGGAACTTCATTAGGTGTGTATTACATTGACGACTCAATGACAACATGGCAACCATTTGATACTAATTTACCAAATGTACCTGTTCGTGATTTAGAAATAAATTTAGAAGACAATAAAATTATTGCAGCTACTTATGGAAGAGGTATATGGCAATCAGACATTCCTGTACAAATTCCTCCTACAGATGTGAAGTTTTTATCTGTAAACAATCCTACTTCAACTATTAATTGTGGCACATCTGTTAATCCACAAATTACCGTTAAAAACGGAGGAACAACAACAATAAACTCTTTAGTTATCAATTACAGTATTGATGCCGTTCCCTATTCATACAATTGGTCTGGATCAATATTAGCTGGCGCAAACCAAACAATTGATTTACCTACATTTACCACTACAAGAGGTTCTCACAACATTAATGTAACAGTAACTACAGCTGGAGACGCCTATAATGATAATAATGCTGGAACAACTCCATTTTATGTAAATGATGCTGGAACAGTTGGTGTAATCAATTCATTTACATCTGCTTCAGATGAATTAATTACTATCAATGAAGGTGGAAATGGTTGGACAAGAGGCAATAGAACATCTGGATTATTAAACACTGCAGGAAATACAGCTTATGTTACAAATACTACAGGAAATTATGCAAATAGCGTAAAAACCCACATTATTTCACAATGTTACAATTTAAGTACTGTAATCAATCCAACAATAAATTTTAAACTTGCTTATGATTTAGAATTAAATTGGGATGTAGTTTATGTAGAATACAGCACAAATTTTGGAGCTACTTGGAATCTATTAGGATCAATGGGAGCTGGATGGTACAATAGTAACAGAACGCCAAATACAACAGGAACAGATTGCAATAACTGTCCTGGAGGACAATGGACAGGAACCAATACTACTTTAACAACTTATACCTATCCATTAACGGCTTTAAACAGTGAAACTAATGTAATATTTAGAATTGTTTTCCATTCAGATGAAGGTGTAAATCAATTAGGAGCAAATGTAGATGACTTTGTGATTACAGGAACATTATCAGCAGATAGTTATAAAATGAATCAAATATCTGTTTACCCTAACCCGTCAAATGGTTTAGTTACAATTTCAACTGGTGATGTAACTTTAACTTCAATAGATGTATATGATTTAACTGGAAAGTTAATATTAAAACAAAACAAGTTTAATTCTAACAACAATTTAACAACAATTGATTTGTCAAATGCCGCTGAAGGTATTTACTTTGTAAAACTATCTTCAGATAACAATTCAATAGTTAAACGTATAATTAAAAATTAA
- a CDS encoding SCO family protein: MFKNKVFVTFFICLLLTIFFSIYSLMNRKNLPIITPRDVNPELVDSTVQHIGYNHKIAPFKFINQNGKVITNKDYEGKIYVADFFFTTCQTICPKMTTNMTWLQEQIKYNPKVKLLSHTVFPDEDTVEVLKRYAKERGVIDEKWNLVTGDQREIYKIARQSYLVVKTGKPEELYDMVHTENFVLVDQKGRIRGFYDGTLLDEKKEGVKNVKQLLEDIEYLSNQE; this comes from the coding sequence ATGTTTAAAAATAAAGTATTTGTAACTTTCTTTATATGTTTATTATTGACAATATTTTTTTCTATATATAGTTTAATGAATAGAAAAAATTTGCCAATTATTACTCCAAGAGATGTAAATCCTGAATTAGTAGATTCTACCGTGCAACATATTGGTTATAACCATAAAATAGCACCTTTTAAGTTTATTAATCAAAACGGAAAGGTTATTACAAATAAAGATTATGAAGGTAAAATTTATGTGGCCGATTTTTTCTTTACCACTTGTCAAACGATTTGTCCCAAAATGACCACCAATATGACTTGGTTGCAAGAGCAAATTAAATACAATCCAAAAGTAAAATTGCTTTCACATACAGTTTTTCCTGATGAAGATACGGTTGAGGTTTTAAAACGTTATGCTAAAGAACGAGGTGTGATTGATGAAAAATGGAATTTAGTTACGGGTGATCAAAGAGAGATTTATAAAATTGCTCGACAATCTTATTTAGTGGTTAAAACAGGAAAACCTGAAGAATTGTATGATATGGTGCATACAGAAAATTTTGTTTTGGTTGATCAAAAGGGGAGAATTCGAGGTTTTTATGACGGAACTTTACTAGACGAAAAAAAAGAAGGAGTAAAAAATGTAAAGCAACTTCTAGAAGATATTGAGTACTTGTCTAATCAAGAATAA
- a CDS encoding ATP-binding protein: MINKRLLIKNLLAHNNENSFYDKKRQLNLHSKEGKAKFLKHICALSNSNPFNNSYIVVGVEDDTNEIVGDDFFDDSRIQNLVNAFLENPPKILYENIPFPNLPKDKVVGLVTIKPKNKISFFKKSIHTIPAQTSFVRIGSNSSPTIEKIPVSKSNVEAVISIENNSRNSIENTLDSVLDFITIRHKDLPCHYKVFRENFVVCWAGQKRKFREQTFFSRVDIELVNEQVKLFYSNQDDVVITYDENSFHITEYVPLGLNDKTSFYPLEKVTFTFYDNGYYKMETKMLFEPPQYNKKLLHHIYNATLNNIQKLQKGQLVDEKEVLNIPSTLMLCFLNDFKDAKDKLIEAKTVIKNYKNSLAYVYFKESLRILRKMKYNYS; this comes from the coding sequence ATGATAAACAAGCGATTGCTTATTAAGAACTTATTAGCTCATAATAATGAGAATAGCTTTTATGACAAAAAACGTCAACTAAATTTACATTCCAAAGAAGGAAAAGCTAAATTTTTAAAACATATTTGCGCGCTATCGAACTCTAATCCATTTAATAATTCTTATATTGTAGTAGGTGTAGAAGACGACACAAATGAGATTGTAGGTGATGATTTTTTTGATGATAGTAGAATACAAAATTTAGTAAATGCCTTTTTAGAAAATCCTCCGAAAATTTTATATGAAAACATCCCTTTTCCTAACTTACCCAAGGACAAAGTAGTTGGTTTAGTGACAATAAAACCTAAAAATAAAATTTCTTTTTTCAAAAAATCAATTCACACCATACCGGCACAAACTTCATTTGTACGGATAGGTAGTAATTCTTCACCTACCATTGAAAAAATACCGGTTTCAAAATCCAATGTAGAAGCTGTAATTAGCATTGAAAACAATTCAAGAAACAGCATTGAAAATACCCTTGACAGTGTACTCGATTTTATTACAATTCGTCATAAAGACCTACCTTGTCATTACAAGGTGTTTAGAGAGAATTTTGTAGTTTGTTGGGCTGGTCAAAAAAGAAAATTTAGAGAACAAACCTTTTTTTCAAGAGTTGACATTGAACTTGTAAATGAGCAAGTTAAATTATTTTATTCTAACCAAGATGATGTTGTAATAACTTATGACGAAAATAGTTTTCATATTACAGAATATGTACCCTTAGGTCTGAATGACAAAACCAGTTTTTATCCCTTAGAAAAAGTAACTTTTACCTTTTATGACAATGGTTATTATAAAATGGAAACCAAAATGTTATTTGAACCGCCTCAATACAATAAAAAACTATTGCATCATATCTACAATGCGACTTTAAACAACATACAAAAACTACAAAAAGGGCAACTAGTGGACGAAAAAGAAGTTTTAAATATTCCTTCAACCCTAATGCTCTGTTTTCTAAATGATTTTAAAGATGCTAAAGACAAATTAATAGAAGCAAAAACTGTTATAAAAAATTATAAAAATTCTTTAGCTTATGTTTATTTTAAAGAATCCCTTCGAATTTTGAGAAAGATGAAGTACAATTATTCTTGA
- a CDS encoding aldo/keto reductase, whose translation MMSILLSSVIVGTMNWGVWGKNLNTNEMEKLILHCIEKGLTTFDHADIYGGYTTEAAFGKAWHNLNIPRENVQFISKCGIKYVSDARDYKIKHYDYSKEYIIWSVEQSLINLKTDYLDVLLLHRPSPLMQPEIIADAITELKISGKIINFGLSNFTPSQTELIRKHTAVTYNQIQFSATHLEPMLNGELDYMNHHCIKPMAWNPLGSIYRVDTPQTLRLKNVLGQLSEKYNVSEDVLLIKWIMRHPAHINPVIGTTSMERISSIELLQTFELDLEDWFAIWVESQGIKVP comes from the coding sequence ATTATGTCAATTTTACTATCTTCAGTCATAGTGGGCACCATGAATTGGGGTGTTTGGGGTAAAAACCTCAACACTAATGAGATGGAAAAATTAATCCTTCATTGTATTGAAAAAGGGTTAACTACTTTTGACCATGCCGATATTTATGGTGGTTACACAACAGAGGCCGCTTTTGGAAAAGCTTGGCACAATTTAAATATTCCTAGAGAAAATGTACAGTTTATCTCTAAATGTGGTATTAAATATGTGAGTGATGCTCGAGATTATAAAATTAAACACTACGATTACAGTAAAGAATACATCATTTGGAGTGTAGAACAATCTTTAATAAATTTAAAAACAGATTATTTAGACGTACTATTACTACATAGGCCAAGCCCTTTAATGCAACCAGAAATTATAGCTGACGCCATTACTGAATTGAAAATTTCTGGTAAAATTATCAATTTTGGTCTGTCTAATTTTACACCATCACAAACAGAACTAATTAGAAAACACACGGCTGTTACCTATAATCAAATTCAATTTTCAGCTACCCATTTAGAGCCTATGTTAAATGGCGAGCTAGATTATATGAATCATCATTGTATTAAACCGATGGCTTGGAATCCGCTTGGGTCTATTTATCGTGTAGATACACCACAAACTTTAAGACTAAAAAACGTATTAGGACAATTAAGCGAAAAATATAATGTTTCAGAAGATGTACTTCTTATAAAATGGATTATGCGTCATCCAGCACACATTAATCCAGTAATAGGAACTACTTCAATGGAAAGAATCAGTAGTATCGAACTTTTACAAACATTTGAGTTGGATTTAGAAGATTGGTTTGCTATTTGGGTAGAAAGCCAAGGCATTAAAGTTCCTTAA
- a CDS encoding AAA family ATPase, with amino-acid sequence MEVNQANLDIASINEKIQNESAFIDVLTFEMNKAIVGQKHMIERLLIGLLGQGHILLEGMPGLAKTLAINTLSKVVHGSFSRIQFTPDLLPADVVGTLVYNPKDAAFSVKKGPVFANFVLADEINRAPAKVQSALLEAMQEKQVTIGETTYKLDTPFLVLATQNPVEQEGTYPLPEAQMDRFMLKTVVDYPKMEDEQAIIRQSFQSGLNTVNAVVSLEQIKRAQELVRQVYMDEKIEKYILDIIFATRFPEKYRLENLKPLINYGASPRGSINLALAAKCYAFIKRRGYVIPEDVRAVVYDVLRHRIGITYEAEAENITAEDIITKVLNQVQVP; translated from the coding sequence ATGGAAGTAAATCAAGCGAATTTAGATATTGCATCAATCAACGAAAAAATTCAAAATGAAAGCGCATTTATAGATGTGTTAACTTTTGAAATGAATAAAGCAATTGTGGGTCAAAAACACATGATTGAACGATTGTTGATTGGTTTGTTAGGTCAAGGTCATATTTTGTTGGAAGGAATGCCCGGTTTGGCTAAAACATTGGCTATTAACACACTTTCAAAAGTCGTTCATGGATCGTTTAGTCGTATTCAGTTTACCCCTGATTTATTGCCAGCAGACGTGGTTGGAACTTTAGTGTACAATCCTAAAGACGCTGCTTTTTCAGTTAAAAAAGGTCCTGTTTTTGCTAATTTTGTTTTAGCTGATGAGATTAATCGTGCGCCTGCGAAAGTTCAATCGGCTTTGTTAGAAGCTATGCAGGAAAAACAAGTTACTATTGGTGAAACAACGTATAAATTAGATACGCCATTTTTGGTTTTAGCTACTCAAAACCCAGTGGAACAAGAAGGAACTTATCCGCTTCCTGAAGCACAAATGGATCGATTTATGCTTAAGACTGTAGTGGATTATCCAAAAATGGAGGACGAGCAAGCCATTATACGTCAGAGTTTTCAATCGGGTTTAAATACTGTAAATGCAGTTGTAAGTTTGGAACAAATTAAACGCGCTCAGGAATTAGTTCGTCAAGTTTACATGGATGAGAAAATTGAAAAATATATTTTAGATATCATTTTTGCTACACGTTTCCCAGAAAAATACCGATTAGAAAATTTAAAACCTTTAATTAATTATGGTGCTTCGCCAAGAGGAAGTATCAATTTAGCATTGGCAGCAAAATGTTATGCCTTCATTAAACGAAGAGGATACGTAATTCCGGAAGATGTTCGTGCGGTAGTGTATGATGTACTACGTCATCGAATTGGTATTACTTATGAAGCTGAAGCTGAAAATATAACTGCAGAAGATAT